The genome window TCTTCGGAACGCCCAGGACGGAGGAGGCCGAGCGAGCCCACGAGTCGCCCGCCGTGATGACCGGTCCGTTGCTCCTGTTGGCTGTCGGGGCCGTCGCCGCGGGCGTCCTGAATCCGACGGTGGACGGGCCGCTGGCGCGCTGGCTGGAGCCGGTCGTGGGAGCCCTGCCCGGGCGGACCGCCGGTCTGTCGGCCGCGTCTCTCGGGACGATCGCCGCCGTTCTCGCCGTGGGCACGCTCGCGATCGCGTGGCTCGTCTATGCGTCCGGCCGGATCGATTGGCTCGCGCTGCGGGCTCGGGCGGGGTCGGTTCAGCGGCTCTTCGCGAACGGGTGGTACGTGGACGATGCCTACGGTGCGTTGCTCGTCGCACCGGGCACGGCGGCGGCCGCGTTCACGGCCTACGTGTTCGACGAACGGATCGTCGACGGCATCGTGAACGGGATCGGAACGTCCACCCGCCGGCTCGCGGGGGCCGGCCGGCAGGTCCAAACGGGCTTCGTCCGAACCTACGCCCTCGCCTTCTTCGCCGGCGCCGTCGGCATCCTCGTCTACGTGGGGTTCCGGCTGTGACGAGCCATCTGCTCACGCTCACGATGTTCCTGCCACTCGCCGGCGTGGCCTTCCTGCTGGCAGCGGGGGGGTCGCTCGACGACGCGTCGGCCAGAGGGGTCGCGCTCGTGACGTCGCTGCTCACGTTCCTCGTGTCGCTCGCCGTCCTGGGGAAGTTCGACGGGGCGCTGGGCGGCTTCCAGCTGGTGGAACAGGCGACGTGGGTTCGCGGCGCCGGTCTCACCTACCTCGTGGGGGTCGACGGGGTCGGCCTGTGGATGGTGTTGCTCACCACGTTCCTGTTCCCGGTCTCGATCCTCGCCTCGTGGAAGGTCGACAAGGACGTCCGGCTGTACATGATCGCGCTGCTGGCGTTGGAGACCGCCGTGCTCGGAACGTTCCTCGCGCTGGACCTGTTGCTCTTCTTCGTCTTCTTCGAGGCGCTCCTCGTTCCCATGTACCTGATCATCGGGGGGTGGGGCGGCGAGCGCCGCATCTACGCGGCGGTGAAGTTCTTCCTGTTCACGATGGCGGGCTCCGCGTTCCTGCTCGTCGCGACACTGTTCCTCTACGCGCGGGCGAGCCACCAGCTCGGCGCCGGCACGTTCGACCTTCGCCAGTTGGGGCCGGTGGCCGCCTCGCTGCCGGTCGCGACGGCCCGGTGGCTGTTCCTCGCGTTCTTCGTCGCGTTCGCGGTGAAGGTGCCGCTCTTCCCCCTGCACACGTGGCTGCCCGACGCCCACACTGAGGCGCCGACGGCGGGCTCGGTGCTGCTCGCCGGCGTGCTGCTGAAGGTCGGCACGTACGGCCTGATCCGATTCAATCTGGCGCTGTTTCCAGAGGCGTCGAAGCACTTCGCCGTGTACGTGTCCGTCCTGGCGCTGATCGGGATCGTCTACGGCGCGGTCTGCGCCCTGATCCAGACCGACATCAAGAGGCTCGTGGCCTATTCGTCGGTCTCCCACCTCGGTTTCGTCGTCCTCGGAGTCTTCGCGTTCACGGCGCAGTCGGTCACCGGCGGCGTGCTCCAGATGGTGAATCACGGCCTCGCGACGGGGGCGCTGTTCCTGCTCGTGGGGATGGTGTACGAGCGCACGCACACGCGCGACCTCGATCGGCTGGGCGGGCTGTCCAGCGTGATGCCCTGGCTCACGGGGATGTTCCTGTTCGCCGTGCTCGCCTCCATCGGGCTGCCGGGGCTGAACAGCTTCATCGGCGAGTTCCTGGTGATCGTGGGGACGTTCGCCGTGAATCACTGGTTCGGCGCGATCGCGTCCGTGGCCGTCGTCCTCGCGGCGATCTACCTGCTCTGGTCGTACCAACGGATGGCATACGGTCCCGTCCACGACGAGCACCGGGACCTGGCGGATGTGAGCCTTCGCGAGGTGGCCGTCCTGGTGCCGGTCCTCGCGCTCCTCCTGGTGTTCGGGGTCTACCCGAAGCTCGTGACCGACCGCGTCGACCCCACGACGAAGGCCGTGATCGCGCACGTCCAGCCGGCTCATCCGACCGACACGACGGCGCCACTCTCGGTGGCGGCTGGGCAGCGCGGGAGCGTGCCGTGATCCCCACACCCCCACTCTCGTTCCCTCCGATCCTGCCGGAGCTGGTCCTCACCGGCGCCGCGATCGTCGGCCTGCTCTACGAGGCCGTCGCCCGCCGACCCAACCGGAACCTCCAGATGGCGGTCGGGATCGCGGGGGTGATCGGGGCCGCCGCGGCGACGATCCCGTTGTGGAACTGGACCGGTCCGGTGGTGGTTATGGGCAACATGGTCTCTGTCGACCGCTTCTCCGTCGTGTCTCGGCTGCTCTTGCTGTCGATCGCCGCGATGGGGATCCTGCTGGGAGCCCACTACCTCTCGCGCTCGGGCGATGCCCATCGCGGCGAGTTCTTCCCGCTCGTGCTGTTCGCGACGGTCGGCATGACGTTGATCACGGCCGCGGCGGACCTGATCGTCGTCTTTCTCGCCCTCGAGATCCTGTCGCTGTCGCTCTACGTGTTGACTGGCATCACCGGCCGTCGGGGCTCGAACGAGGCCGCGATGAAGTACTTCCTGCTCGGGGCGTTCTCGTCCGCGTTCTTCCTCTACGGCGTGGCGATGGCCTACGGCGCGACGAACTCGACCCGGATCACGGCGATCGCGAACGCCCTGGCGGGCCGAACCGGAAGCCAAGGACTGGCGCTGCTGGCCCTCGCGTTCCTGGCGGTCGGGTTCGGGTTCAAGGTCTCGGCCGCGCCGTTCCACATGTGGACGCCCGACGTCTACCAGGGCGCCCCGACCCCGGTCACCGCGTTCATGTCGGCGGCGACGAAGGCGGCCGCCTTCCTGGCGCTGGCCCGCGTGCTCGATGTCTCGTTCCAGCCCCTCACCTGGGACTGGACGCCGGTGATCTGGGCGCTGGCCGCGATCTCGATCGTCCTCGGGAGCGTCCTCGCGATCGCCCAGACCGACATCAAGCGGATGCTCGCGTACTCCAGCATCGCGCACGCCGGGTTCATCCTCACCGGCCTCACCGCCGCGAACGAAACGGGGATCCGAGCGGCGATGTTCTACCTCGTTGCGTACGCGGCGATGACGGTGGGGGCGTTCGGGATCGTGATGTTGGTCTCCGCGAGGGGGGAGGAGCAGACCTCGCTGGCCGCGTACGAGGGCCTGTCGAAGCGCAGCCCGTACCTCGCCGCCCTCATGACGGTCTTCCTGCTCTCCCTCGCGGGGATCCCTCCGACGGCGGGGTTCATCGCGAAGGTGAACGTGTTCGCGGCGGCGATCGGCGCCGGGCACTGGCCGCTCGCCCTGGTCGGGGTGGTCTCCAGCGTCGTTGCGGCCTTCTTCTACCTTCGGGTCCTGGTCCTGATGTACATGCGCGAGCCGCGGGGGGAGCAGGACGAGGATCGCTCCGCATTGCCGCGAGTCGTCCTGGCGGTCCCGGCCGGCGTCACCGTGGCCTTCGGCGTGTTCCCCGGATTGATCGCGGGCATCATCGAGAAGGCCGCGGTCCTGAGATGGTGATGGCATGAGTCGACGTGTGATCCCTGGTTTGGAGCCGCCCGACGAGGCCCTCGAGGCCGACATCCGTTCGCGGTTGGACAGCGTCGAGGAGGCGCTGGAGAAGGCGGTCGGGGCGGACTCCGAGCTGCTGGCGGCGACCGCCAAGTACCTCCTCACGGCGGGGGGGAAGCGCTTCCGCCCGATCCTCGTGCTGCTCTCCGGGTACTTCGGCGATCCGTCGGACCCCCGCCTCATCGGCGGATCCGTGGCGATCGAGCTCGTACACCTGGCGACCCTGTACCACGACGACGTCATCGACGAGGCCGACTCCCGGCGCGGCACGCCGAGCGTGAACGCCCGCTGGGACAACACGATCGCGATCCTCACGGGCGACTACCTCTTCGCCCGAGCCTCGGAGATCTCGGCCGACCTGGGTCCCGACGTCTGCCGGCTCCTTGCCCGGACGATCGGGATCCTGTGCGACGGTCAGATCCGGGAGGTGGACGCCTCGGGCAAGCTCGAGCAGACCGAACAGAGCTACCTGGAGATCATCCGGCGTAAGACGGGCGTCCTCATCGCCACGTCCTGTCGGCTCGGGGGCATCCTGTCCGACGCCACCGAGGAGCAGGTCGAGGTCCTGGACGCCTTCGGGGAGGCCCTCGGCATGGCCTTCCAGCTGTCCGACGACATCATGGACGTGACGGCGAGCCAGCTCGAGCTCGGCAAGGAGCCCGGGGTCGACATGAGGGAGGGGGTTTACACCCTTCCGGTCCTGCACGCCCTGGCTCACGGGCCCGAGCGAGACGAGCTGGCCAGGGTGCTTGCCCACGGGGCCCCCGACGGTGAGCTGCTGGACCGGGCGCTCGACATCGTGAGGTCCGACGCCTCGATCGAGCACGCGCGGGCGGCCGTCGCCGGGGAGGTCGCGCGAGCGGTTTCGCTCGCCCAGCGCCTGCCGGCGGGGCCGGCGCAGCACGCCCTCGTCCAGCTGGCGAGGTTCCTCGGCGCACGGTGCGGCGCGGAGCAAAACGCGTGAGCCCTGCTGCTAGACTCCGCGCCTGGGAAGCTCGGGAAAGCGTTCACAAGCGTGTCTGACTACTACTCGTCCTACGGTGTGGTTCTCGCGGTCGCTGTCGCCGGCGTCCTGCTGGTGGCCGTCGCGTTCACGCTCGCCCGGCTTATGGCTCCCCACCACGCGACGAAGAGCAAGCTGACCACCTACGAGTGCGGGATCGACCCGGTGGGGGAGGGCTGGTCGCAGAGCCAGATCCGCTACTACGTGTTCGGCTTCCTGTTCGTGATCTTCGACGTCGAGAGCGTGTTCCTGTTCCCCTGGGCGCGGGTGTTCGAAAGCTTCGGCTACACGGCCGTCGTGGAGATGGCCGTGTTCATCGGAATCCTCGCAGTGGGACTGCTCTACGCCTGGAAGAAGGGTGTCCTGCGATGGGCGTGATCACCGAGCGGACGCCCCTGCCCAGGATCCAGCCGGTGAAGTTCATCCTGAACTGGGGCCGGCGATACTCGCTGTGGGTCATGAACTTCGGGCTCGCCTGCTGCGCCATCGAGTTCATCGCGGCCTCCACCTCGAAGAACGACTTCATCCGCCTGGGCGTGATCCCCTTCGCCCACGGGCCCCGTCAGGCCGACCTGCTCGTCGTCGCCGGCACGCTCACCGACAAGATGGCGCCGGCCCTGAAACGGGTGTACGACCAGATGCCCGAGCCGAAGTACGTCATCTCGTTCGGCTCGTGCTCGAATTGTGGCGGCCCGTACTGGGACTCGTATTCCGTCACGAAGGGCGTGGACCAGATCGTCCCGATCGACGTCTACGTGCCCGGCTGCCCTCCCCGGCCCGAGGCACTCCTGCACGGCATCATCCGCCTGCAGGAGAAGATCCGCGACGAGGACATCCAGGAGAAGTTCAGTGGCAGGCACTCCACGCCCGCTCGCGCCTGAGGAGGCCGGCGACCGGCTGCGGGCGCGGTTCGGCGACGACATCTCCGAGGTCGTCGATCAGCACGGCCACACGGTCGTCTCCGTGGCGATCGACCGGTACCACGACCTCTGCCGGTTCCTCCGCGACGAGCCGGAGTTCGGCTGCGACTACTGCGATTTTACCGGCGCCGTCGATTGGGGCGAGGAGGACGGCTTCGAGGTCCTGACTCACCTGTTCTCCACGAACCATCATCACAACGTCCGTGTCAAGGTGAAGCTCCCGCATGCCGATCCCGCCTGCCCCACGATCTCCGACCTGTTCCCCACCGCGAACTGGCACGAGCGTGAGACCGGGGAGATGTTCGGCATCGTGTTCACCGGCCACCCGCAGCCCGTGAAGCTCCTCCTGTCGGAGCCCTTCGAGGGCAATCCCCTCCGCAAGGACTTCGCCCTCATGACCCGCGAGGCCAAGCCCTGGCCGGGTGCCGTCGAGGGAGAGGAGGAGGAAGAGGAGTGATCGCCACCGCCGGCGTCTCCATCTTCGACTCCGCCTCGCACAACCTCTGGGTCGTCCTGATCCTGAAGACCGTCGCCGTGCTCATCTTCTTCCTCGTCGTGCCTCTCGGCATCGGCTACATGGAGCACAAGGTGCTGGCGCACATGCAGTCGCGGCTGGGACCGATGGAGGCCGGCGCCTTCCACGGCTGGGCGCAGCTCGTCGCCGACGGCGTGAAGTTCATCCAGAAGGAGGACATCGTGCCGGCCGCGGCCGA of Actinomycetota bacterium contains these proteins:
- a CDS encoding polyprenyl synthetase family protein gives rise to the protein MSRRVIPGLEPPDEALEADIRSRLDSVEEALEKAVGADSELLAATAKYLLTAGGKRFRPILVLLSGYFGDPSDPRLIGGSVAIELVHLATLYHDDVIDEADSRRGTPSVNARWDNTIAILTGDYLFARASEISADLGPDVCRLLARTIGILCDGQIREVDASGKLEQTEQSYLEIIRRKTGVLIATSCRLGGILSDATEEQVEVLDAFGEALGMAFQLSDDIMDVTASQLELGKEPGVDMREGVYTLPVLHALAHGPERDELARVLAHGAPDGELLDRALDIVRSDASIEHARAAVAGEVARAVSLAQRLPAGPAQHALVQLARFLGARCGAEQNA
- a CDS encoding NADH-quinone oxidoreductase subunit A, with translation MLDSAPGKLGKAFTSVSDYYSSYGVVLAVAVAGVLLVAVAFTLARLMAPHHATKSKLTTYECGIDPVGEGWSQSQIRYYVFGFLFVIFDVESVFLFPWARVFESFGYTAVVEMAVFIGILAVGLLYAWKKGVLRWA
- a CDS encoding NADH-quinone oxidoreductase subunit B, which produces MGVITERTPLPRIQPVKFILNWGRRYSLWVMNFGLACCAIEFIAASTSKNDFIRLGVIPFAHGPRQADLLVVAGTLTDKMAPALKRVYDQMPEPKYVISFGSCSNCGGPYWDSYSVTKGVDQIVPIDVYVPGCPPRPEALLHGIIRLQEKIRDEDIQEKFSGRHSTPARA
- the nuoN gene encoding NADH-quinone oxidoreductase subunit NuoN produces the protein MIPTPPLSFPPILPELVLTGAAIVGLLYEAVARRPNRNLQMAVGIAGVIGAAAATIPLWNWTGPVVVMGNMVSVDRFSVVSRLLLLSIAAMGILLGAHYLSRSGDAHRGEFFPLVLFATVGMTLITAAADLIVVFLALEILSLSLYVLTGITGRRGSNEAAMKYFLLGAFSSAFFLYGVAMAYGATNSTRITAIANALAGRTGSQGLALLALAFLAVGFGFKVSAAPFHMWTPDVYQGAPTPVTAFMSAATKAAAFLALARVLDVSFQPLTWDWTPVIWALAAISIVLGSVLAIAQTDIKRMLAYSSIAHAGFILTGLTAANETGIRAAMFYLVAYAAMTVGAFGIVMLVSARGEEQTSLAAYEGLSKRSPYLAALMTVFLLSLAGIPPTAGFIAKVNVFAAAIGAGHWPLALVGVVSSVVAAFFYLRVLVLMYMREPRGEQDEDRSALPRVVLAVPAGVTVAFGVFPGLIAGIIEKAAVLRW
- a CDS encoding NADH-quinone oxidoreductase subunit M gives rise to the protein MTSHLLTLTMFLPLAGVAFLLAAGGSLDDASARGVALVTSLLTFLVSLAVLGKFDGALGGFQLVEQATWVRGAGLTYLVGVDGVGLWMVLLTTFLFPVSILASWKVDKDVRLYMIALLALETAVLGTFLALDLLLFFVFFEALLVPMYLIIGGWGGERRIYAAVKFFLFTMAGSAFLLVATLFLYARASHQLGAGTFDLRQLGPVAASLPVATARWLFLAFFVAFAVKVPLFPLHTWLPDAHTEAPTAGSVLLAGVLLKVGTYGLIRFNLALFPEASKHFAVYVSVLALIGIVYGAVCALIQTDIKRLVAYSSVSHLGFVVLGVFAFTAQSVTGGVLQMVNHGLATGALFLLVGMVYERTHTRDLDRLGGLSSVMPWLTGMFLFAVLASIGLPGLNSFIGEFLVIVGTFAVNHWFGAIASVAVVLAAIYLLWSYQRMAYGPVHDEHRDLADVSLREVAVLVPVLALLLVFGVYPKLVTDRVDPTTKAVIAHVQPAHPTDTTAPLSVAAGQRGSVP
- a CDS encoding NADH-quinone oxidoreductase subunit C, yielding MAGTPRPLAPEEAGDRLRARFGDDISEVVDQHGHTVVSVAIDRYHDLCRFLRDEPEFGCDYCDFTGAVDWGEEDGFEVLTHLFSTNHHHNVRVKVKLPHADPACPTISDLFPTANWHERETGEMFGIVFTGHPQPVKLLLSEPFEGNPLRKDFALMTREAKPWPGAVEGEEEEEE